Proteins found in one Panicum hallii strain FIL2 chromosome 4, PHallii_v3.1, whole genome shotgun sequence genomic segment:
- the LOC112889946 gene encoding plant UBX domain-containing protein 4-like, with protein sequence MAAGDAGRAPMPADAQSLVESFCGITSAAPEEAAFFLESHNWALESAVRSYYDSADGDADAGAGAEAGGADPAPPPPPPPANRGDEDSEDEDYVGGGGGGEDEDDEDYIGDDDGDDEDAALVSAAAAAEERRRPSKRLKRSHDAPGGSGSGSRAGGRANGRGNVKTLSDLGGGKRGAGSDEDSGEDDEWAPPPEYYTGGEKSGMVVRDRSKHKNNTDEVFKQAKRKGAKQGHFEPHRRSSSRNFTGTGRLLTGETVQHDAPQPPEEIVHNIYFWSNGFTVNDGPLRSFDDPANASFLESIKNSDCPTELEPADGKSKVNVNLVRKEEEFTEPVKRAAPFQGERRTLVAPSDNNTSSAAASSTATAPRTITVDDSLPSTSLQIRFADGSRLVARFNTSHTISDVRAFIDATRPEASEYTLQAGFPPKPLEDATKTIEEAGVANSVIIQSV encoded by the exons ATGGCCGCCGGGGACGCCGGCCGCGCGCCGATGCCGGCGGACGCGCAGTCGCTGGTGGAGTCCTTCTGCGGCATCACCTCCGCGGCCCCCGAGGAGGCCGCCTTCTTCCTCGAGAGCCACAACTGGGCCCTCGAATCCGCGGTCCGCTCCTACTACGACTCCGCGGACGgcgacgccgacgccggcgccggcgccgaggcCGGCGGGGCCGATCCAGcgcccccaccgccgccccctcccgcCAACCGAGGCGACGAGGATTCGGAGGACGAGGACTAcgtgggaggcggcggcggcggcgaggacgaggacgacgaggactACATcggggacgacgacggcgacgatgaGGACGCCGCGCTCGTctctgccgcggcggcggcggaggagaggaggaggccgTCGAAGAGGCTGAAGAGGAGCCACGACGCGCCCGGCGGGAGCGGTAGCGGCAGCAGGGCGGGTGGGCGTGCGAATGGCCGGGGGAATGTGAAGACGCTCTCCGATCTCGGTGGGGGCAAGCGAGGGGCGGGGTCCGACGAGGACTCCGGAGAGGATGATGAGTGGGCGCCACCACCCGAGTATTACACCGGCGGCGAGAAGAG TGGAATGGTCGTTAGAGATCGATCAAAACATAAAAACAATACGGATGAGGTATTCAAGCAAGCTAAAAGGAAGGGGGCTAAGCAAGGCCATTTTGAGCCTCACCGGAGATCTAGTTCAAGGAACTTTACTGGAACTGGCAGACTTCTGACAGGTGAAACTGTACAGCATGATGCACCACAGCCGCCAGAAGAAATTGTTCACAACATCTACTTCTGGAGCAATGGCTTTACAGTAAATGACGGTCCACTTAGAAGTTTTGACGATCCAGCAAATGCATCCTTTTTAGAG AGCATCAAGAATTCTGACTGCCCAACTGAACTTGAGCCAGCTGATGGGAAATCTAAGGTGAATGTGAATCTTGTGCGGAAGGAGGAAGAATTTACC GAGCCAGTCAAGCGTGCTGCTCCATTTCAAGGGGAACGGAGAACTCTCGTGGCCCCTTCTGATAATAACACCTCCAGTGCTGCTGCTTCCAGTACGGCCACTGCCCCAAGGACAATCACAGTGGACGATTCTTTGCCATCAACCTCCCTCCAAATCAGGTTCGCAGATGGCAGCCGCTTGGTTGCGCGTTTCAACACGAGCCACACAATAAGTGATGTGAGGGCATTCATCGACGCAACCAGGCCAGAAGCCAGTGAATACACCCTGCAGGCCGGGTTCCCCCCTAAGCCGCTCGAGGACGCGACCAAGACCATCGAGGAGGCCGGAGTGGCCAACTCGGTGATCATTCAGTCAGTCTAG
- the LOC112890824 gene encoding protein STRUBBELIG-RECEPTOR FAMILY 8-like: protein MAAPGAASAGVLFVLALLAAARADTDAGDAAALGNLYSSWNSPAQLAGWSAAGGDPCGAAWTGVSCSGTAVTSLKLSGMELNGTLGYELSSLQALKTMDLSNNFLHDAIPYQLPPNLTYLNLAKNNLSGNLPYSISTLVSLEYLNLSHNSLFQEVGELFGSLNSLSELDISFNNLTGNLPVSMGSLSKVSSLCMQNNQLSGTVDVLSNLSLATLNIANNNFSGMIPQEFSSIPNLIVGGNSFANMPASPPPTLTPPKNPRDQPNHPQGPVSAPTVPDTPIDQDDKKLQTGPLVGIAVGSIAVASCVLFTLVFCLYKARKRNNDESGEPKDIVGSLAVNIERASNREIPIPNNSHENAAVATSDLQPNGKMTPERVYGANGSTAKKAKVPVTATSYTVAALQVATNSFCQDSLLGEGSLGRVYKADFPNGKVLAVKKIDSASLSLYEEENFLEVISNISRLRHPNVVPLTGYCIEHGQRLLVYEYIGNGTLHDILHFSDGMSRKLTWNTRVRIALGAARALEYLHEVCMPPVVHRSFKSSNILLDEEYSPHLCDCGLAALSPNPEREVSAEVVGSFGYSAPEFAMSGTYTTKSDVYSFGVVMLELLTGRKPLDSSRERSEQSLVRWATPQLHDIDLLARMVDPAMDGLYPAKSLSRFADIIAICIQSEPEFRPPMSEVVQQLVRLMQRASIIRRQSDDLGYSYRVPDREGGAGDAF, encoded by the exons ATGGCGGCGCCGGGCGCCGCTTCGGCCGGCGTCCTCTTCGTCCTCGCGCTtctggcggcggcgcgagccGACACCGACGCCGGCGACG CCGCGGCGCTGGGGAACCTCTACAGCTCCTGGAACAGCCCGGCGCAGCTCGCCGGATggtccgccgccggcggcgacccTTGCGGCGCCGCGTGGACGGGCGTCTCCTGCTCCGGCACCGCCGTCACCTCACT CAAGCTTTCTGGTATGGAGCTGAATGGTACTCTTGGTTACGAATTGTCCAGTCTACAGGCACTGAAAACAAT GGATCTAAGTAACAACTTCTTGCATGATGCAATTCCTTACCAGTTGCCACCAAACCTTACCTATCT GAATTTGGCGAAAAATAACTTGTCTGGTAATCTCCCGTACTCCATATCCACCTTGGTTTCACTTGAATACCT CAATCTCAGCCACAACTCGTTATTTCAGGAAGTTGGCGAACTGTTTGGAAGCCTCAATTCACTTTCGGAACT AGACATATCTTTCAACAACCTGACGGGGAATCTTCCGGTTTCAATGGGCTCTCTATCAAAAGTTTCTAGCCT TTGCATGCAAAATAATCAACTATCAGGCACAGTTGATGTCCTCAGCAACCTAAGCCTTGCGACACT AAATATTGCAAACAACAATTTCAGCGGCATGATACCACAAGAATTCAGCTCAATTCCAAATTTGAT AGTTGGAGGAAACTCATTTGCCAATATGCCTGCCTCCCCGCCGCCAACTCTCACACCACCAAAGAATCCACGTGATCAGCCAAACCATCCTCAAGGACCTGTTAGTGCTCCAACTGTCCCTGACACTCCCATTGATCAAGATGACAAGAAGCTGCAAACAGGTCCACTTGTAGGGATAGCTGTTGGCTCAATAGCTGTTGCCTCCTGCGTACTTTTCACATTGGTATTCTGCCTTTACAAGGCTCGGAAAAGAAACAATGATGAGAGCGGTGAACCAAAAGATATTGTAGGTTCTCTTGCAGTAAACATAGAGAGAG CATCTAACAGGGAAATCCCGATCCCGAACAACAGCCATGAAAACGCTGCAGTAGCAACTTCAGATCTCCAACCTAATGGAAAAATGACTCCAGAGAGAGTTTATGGTGCAAATGGTTCTACTGCAAAAAAGGCAAAGGTTCCTGTGACGGCAACTTCATATACGGTTGCTGCTCTCCAAGTTGCTACAAATAGCTTCTGTCAGGACTCCCTCCTAGGCGAGGGCTCGCTTGGTCGTGTTTACAAGGCTGATTTTCCCAACGGGAAG GTGCTTGCTGTCAAGAAGATAGACAGTGCTTCCCTGTCTCTGTACGAGGAAGAAAACTTCCTCGAGGTCATCTCCAACATTTCACGGCTCAGGCATCCAAACGTCGTGCCTCTTACAGGCTACTGCATCGAGCACGGGCAAAGGCTCCTCGTGTACGAGTACATCGGGAACGGGACGCTGCACGACATCCTGCACTTCTCTGACGGGATGAGCAGGAAACTCACCTGGAACACCCGCGTCAGGATAGCGCTGGGCGCCGCCCGCGCTCTGGA GTACCTGCACGAGGTGTGCATGCCCCCAGTCGTGCACAGGAGCTTCAAGTCGTCCAACATCCTGCTCGATGAGGAGTACAGCCCGCATCTGTGTGACTGCGGGCTTGCTGCTCTCTCACCAAACCCTGAGAGGGAG GTTTCAGCTGAGGTGGTCGGCTCTTTCGGGTACAGCGCCCCCGAGTTCGCCATGTCAGGAACGTACACCACGAAGAGCGACGTGTACAGTTTCGGAGTGGTGATGCTGGAGCTGCTGACAGGACGGAAGCCGCTGGATAG CTCCAGGGAGAGGTCCGAGCAGTCTCTTGTGCGGTGGGCGACCCCGCAGCTCCACGACATCGACCTGCTCGCCAGGATGGTGGATCCGGCCATGGACGGGCTGTACCCTGCGAAGTCCCTCTCCCGCTTCGCCGACATCATCGCGATCTGCATCCAG TCTGAGCCGGAGTTCCGGCCGCCCATGTCTGAAGTTGTGCAGCAGCTGGTGCGGCTGATGCAGAGGGCCAGCATCATCCGGCGGCAGTCCGACGACCTCGGGTACTCGTACAGGGTCCCCGATCGCGAGGGCGGCGCAGGCGATGCCTTCTGA
- the LOC112890092 gene encoding nudix hydrolase 2-like isoform X3 has translation MLSRMAAPTLSLSLPITRSRAPLALRRLLLPRRLAAPTQAHRGLSSSASASASSRARSLGARPPRPRERLALLGTGGRRGEFGRRAMSGSRNSTVAAELAVAERNVEQLPFVNDKHGGVIIEMVTPMDPGVFSASLKAALTKWREQGIRGVWIKLPITLSNLITPAVEEGFWYHHAEETYLMLAYWLPNTTHTLPVNATHRVGIGAFIMNDKREVLAVQEKSGVLRGLGVWKFPTGVVEPGEDINVGAIREVKEETGIDAEFVEVLAFRQSHKAFFDKSDLFFVCLLRPLSYDITKQDSEIEACQWMPVEEFAAQPFLQKHEFAKYILKVGLAKVDKEYAGFSPISIKSAFTDKLSFFYMNRRDLDKASGSSN, from the exons ATGCTGAGCCGGATGGCCGCCCCCACGCTCTCGCTCTCGCTCCCCATCacgcgctcgcgcgcgccccTCGCGCTCCGCCggctcctcctcccgcgccgcctcgccgccccgaCCCAGGCCCATCGAGgcctctcctcctccgcctccgcctccgcctcctcccggGCGCGATCCCTCGGCGCCCGCCCGCCTCGCCCCCGCGAACGGCTCGCGCTCCTCGGCACCGGAG GACGGAGAGGTGAGTTTGGTCGCAGAGCCATGTCAGGTTCGAGGAATTCAACAGTGGCCGCGGAGTTGGCTGTGGCTGAGAGGAACGTCGAGCAATTACCTTTTGTGAATGACAAGCATGGAGGTGTTATTATTGAGATGGTGACTCCGATGGATCCTGGAGTGTTTTCAGCTTCACTGAAAGCAGCATTGACGAAATGGAGGGAGCAG GGAATAAGAGGTGTCTGGATCAAATTGCCTATTACCCTTTCCAACCTTATTACACCAGCTGTGGAG GAAGGTTTCTGGTACCATCATGCAGAGGAAACATACTTGATGCTTGCCTACTGGCTTCCAAATACAACACATACGCTGCCAGTAAATGCAACCCACCGTGTGGGTATTGGAGCTTTTATAATGAATGACAAAAGAGAG GTCTTGGCTGTACAAGAAAAGAGTGGTGTACTTCGAGGCCTTGGTGTATGGAAATTTCCAACTGGCGTAGTTGAACCA GGGGAAGATATAAATGTTGGTGCCATAAGAGAAGTAAAAGAAGAGACAGGG ATTGATGCAGAATTTGTTGAAGTGCTTGCCTTCAG GCAGAGCCACAAAGCCTTTTTTGATAAATCGGATCTATTTTTTGTATGCCTGCTACGACCACTTTCATATGACATTACTAAGCAAGACTCAGAAATAGAGGCATGCCAG TGGATGCCAGTGGAGGAATTTGCAGCGCAGCCGTTTCTCCAGAAACACGAATTCGCGAAGTACATCCTCAAAGTCGGTTTAGCTAAAGTGGACAAGGAATATGCAGGGTTTTCGCCGATCTCCATAAAATCGGCATTCACAGACAAACTGTCCTTTTTTTACATGAACCGGAGGGATCTCGACAAGGCCTCAGGATCAAGCAATTAG
- the LOC112890092 gene encoding nudix hydrolase 2-like isoform X1: protein MLSRMAAPTLSLSLPITRSRAPLALRRLLLPRRLAAPTQAHRGLSSSASASASSRARSLGARPPRPRERLALLGTGGAGTGRRGEFGRRAMSGSRNSTVAAELAVAERNVEQLPFVNDKHGGVIIEMVTPMDPGVFSASLKAALTKWREQGIRGVWIKLPITLSNLITPAVEEGFWYHHAEETYLMLAYWLPNTTHTLPVNATHRVGIGAFIMNDKREVLAVQEKSGVLRGLGVWKFPTGVVEPGEDINVGAIREVKEETGIDAEFVEVLAFRQSHKAFFDKSDLFFVCLLRPLSYDITKQDSEIEACQWMPVEEFAAQPFLQKHEFAKYILKVGLAKVDKEYAGFSPISIKSAFTDKLSFFYMNRRDLDKASGSSN, encoded by the exons ATGCTGAGCCGGATGGCCGCCCCCACGCTCTCGCTCTCGCTCCCCATCacgcgctcgcgcgcgccccTCGCGCTCCGCCggctcctcctcccgcgccgcctcgccgccccgaCCCAGGCCCATCGAGgcctctcctcctccgcctccgcctccgcctcctcccggGCGCGATCCCTCGGCGCCCGCCCGCCTCGCCCCCGCGAACGGCTCGCGCTCCTCGGCACCGGAG GTGCAGGGACAGGACGGAGAGGTGAGTTTGGTCGCAGAGCCATGTCAGGTTCGAGGAATTCAACAGTGGCCGCGGAGTTGGCTGTGGCTGAGAGGAACGTCGAGCAATTACCTTTTGTGAATGACAAGCATGGAGGTGTTATTATTGAGATGGTGACTCCGATGGATCCTGGAGTGTTTTCAGCTTCACTGAAAGCAGCATTGACGAAATGGAGGGAGCAG GGAATAAGAGGTGTCTGGATCAAATTGCCTATTACCCTTTCCAACCTTATTACACCAGCTGTGGAG GAAGGTTTCTGGTACCATCATGCAGAGGAAACATACTTGATGCTTGCCTACTGGCTTCCAAATACAACACATACGCTGCCAGTAAATGCAACCCACCGTGTGGGTATTGGAGCTTTTATAATGAATGACAAAAGAGAG GTCTTGGCTGTACAAGAAAAGAGTGGTGTACTTCGAGGCCTTGGTGTATGGAAATTTCCAACTGGCGTAGTTGAACCA GGGGAAGATATAAATGTTGGTGCCATAAGAGAAGTAAAAGAAGAGACAGGG ATTGATGCAGAATTTGTTGAAGTGCTTGCCTTCAG GCAGAGCCACAAAGCCTTTTTTGATAAATCGGATCTATTTTTTGTATGCCTGCTACGACCACTTTCATATGACATTACTAAGCAAGACTCAGAAATAGAGGCATGCCAG TGGATGCCAGTGGAGGAATTTGCAGCGCAGCCGTTTCTCCAGAAACACGAATTCGCGAAGTACATCCTCAAAGTCGGTTTAGCTAAAGTGGACAAGGAATATGCAGGGTTTTCGCCGATCTCCATAAAATCGGCATTCACAGACAAACTGTCCTTTTTTTACATGAACCGGAGGGATCTCGACAAGGCCTCAGGATCAAGCAATTAG
- the LOC112890092 gene encoding nudix hydrolase 2-like isoform X2, protein MLSRMAAPTLSLSLPITRSRAPLALRRLLLPRRLAAPTQAHRGLSSSASASASSRARSLGARPPRPRERLALLGTGGTGRRGEFGRRAMSGSRNSTVAAELAVAERNVEQLPFVNDKHGGVIIEMVTPMDPGVFSASLKAALTKWREQGIRGVWIKLPITLSNLITPAVEEGFWYHHAEETYLMLAYWLPNTTHTLPVNATHRVGIGAFIMNDKREVLAVQEKSGVLRGLGVWKFPTGVVEPGEDINVGAIREVKEETGIDAEFVEVLAFRQSHKAFFDKSDLFFVCLLRPLSYDITKQDSEIEACQWMPVEEFAAQPFLQKHEFAKYILKVGLAKVDKEYAGFSPISIKSAFTDKLSFFYMNRRDLDKASGSSN, encoded by the exons ATGCTGAGCCGGATGGCCGCCCCCACGCTCTCGCTCTCGCTCCCCATCacgcgctcgcgcgcgccccTCGCGCTCCGCCggctcctcctcccgcgccgcctcgccgccccgaCCCAGGCCCATCGAGgcctctcctcctccgcctccgcctccgcctcctcccggGCGCGATCCCTCGGCGCCCGCCCGCCTCGCCCCCGCGAACGGCTCGCGCTCCTCGGCACCGGAG GGACAGGACGGAGAGGTGAGTTTGGTCGCAGAGCCATGTCAGGTTCGAGGAATTCAACAGTGGCCGCGGAGTTGGCTGTGGCTGAGAGGAACGTCGAGCAATTACCTTTTGTGAATGACAAGCATGGAGGTGTTATTATTGAGATGGTGACTCCGATGGATCCTGGAGTGTTTTCAGCTTCACTGAAAGCAGCATTGACGAAATGGAGGGAGCAG GGAATAAGAGGTGTCTGGATCAAATTGCCTATTACCCTTTCCAACCTTATTACACCAGCTGTGGAG GAAGGTTTCTGGTACCATCATGCAGAGGAAACATACTTGATGCTTGCCTACTGGCTTCCAAATACAACACATACGCTGCCAGTAAATGCAACCCACCGTGTGGGTATTGGAGCTTTTATAATGAATGACAAAAGAGAG GTCTTGGCTGTACAAGAAAAGAGTGGTGTACTTCGAGGCCTTGGTGTATGGAAATTTCCAACTGGCGTAGTTGAACCA GGGGAAGATATAAATGTTGGTGCCATAAGAGAAGTAAAAGAAGAGACAGGG ATTGATGCAGAATTTGTTGAAGTGCTTGCCTTCAG GCAGAGCCACAAAGCCTTTTTTGATAAATCGGATCTATTTTTTGTATGCCTGCTACGACCACTTTCATATGACATTACTAAGCAAGACTCAGAAATAGAGGCATGCCAG TGGATGCCAGTGGAGGAATTTGCAGCGCAGCCGTTTCTCCAGAAACACGAATTCGCGAAGTACATCCTCAAAGTCGGTTTAGCTAAAGTGGACAAGGAATATGCAGGGTTTTCGCCGATCTCCATAAAATCGGCATTCACAGACAAACTGTCCTTTTTTTACATGAACCGGAGGGATCTCGACAAGGCCTCAGGATCAAGCAATTAG
- the LOC112888885 gene encoding nuclear intron maturase 4, mitochondrial: protein MSFLATGRGRLLRELSGRRAPRPQRQGVHAAFFRRYSGHHFSLDGVEDAAEQAVEPPPPVSLAKSLASLAEESAEAVQRQRKPLTRMERKRLAELRIKKRVKAQYLNGKFYDLMGKVVANAETLEDAYNIVRLNSNADLACAKDDVCFVTLAEQLRSGEFDVRANAFSVVKKRRGEGCLVLPRLNLKVVQEAIRAVLEVVYRPQFSKISHGCRSGRGYHSALRFISDEIGVPDWCFTVPLHKEVDSNVNTKLIYLIQEKIEDTQLVAFMQKMFDAKVINLVFGGYPKGHGLPQEGVLAPILMNIYLDSFDHEVFRICLKHEGLGSEAKHVSEDHGSNLRRWFRSQLKGKDENSEDQTDCQTKIKLYACRYMDEIFVAVSGSRDAAEDMKSEIVAYLRKSLYLEVDDRLRLMPVKRNMQGLQFCGVFVRVETKENAKLKAVHKLKEKISLFASQKQEIWDAMNLRVGKKWLAYGLRRIKESEIKPLGLSTPLLDHIAKFRKEGMKTDHWLKTLLKVWMQDVNAKNELNEDVLLSKYIAEPALAQDLRDAFYNFQKQAEDYISSETAATEALLSNLKRVESISTCTDGGIIKIHAPLSYIQKCLHLYGLINVEGFPRHVSALALQDDELIVSWFAGIIHRWIRWFSEVDNFKELQLMFVECVRKSCIRTLSAKYRMYEKLTEKRFELDDHGIPMVEDFEATIKPLESSYSFASTDEALMYGISSSGLFVLTLSRVRVPTRQFNCFVMGCQSASPSMYVLHVKEKQRFPGWRTGFSSSIHGSLDGRRIGLCTQHVKDLYLGHISLQSVDFGSLVR from the exons ATGTCCTTCCTTGCGACCGGTCGCGGTCGCCTCCTCCGGGAGCTCTCGGGGCGACGCGCGCCGCGGCCCCAACGGCAAG GAGTCCACGCCGCGTTTTTCCGGCGGTACAGTGGGCACCACTTCTCGCTCGATGGAGTAGAGGATGCAGCAGAGCAAGCCGtcgaaccgccgccgccggtgtctCTGGCAAAGAGCCTAGCCTCTCTCGCGGAGGAGTCGGCCGAGGCCGTTCAGAGGCAGAGGAAGCCGCTCACGCGGATGGAGCGCAAACGATTGGCAGAGCTCCGCATCAAGAAGAGGGTCAAGGCGCAGTACCTGAACGGCAAGTTCTACGACCTCATGGGTAAGGTTGTGGCGAATGCCGAGACACTGGAGGATGCATACAACATTGTCCGGCTCAATTCAAACGCTGATCTAGCTTGTGCGAAGGATGATGTCTGCTTTGTCACGCTGGCAGAGCAGCTGAGGAGTGGTGAGTTTGATGTCAGAGCAAATGCTTTCTCAGTGGTGAAGAAAAGAAGAGGCGAAGGGTGCCTTGTTCTTCCTAGGCTGAACTTGAAAGTGGTTCAGGAAGCGATAAGGGCAGTCCTTGAGGTTGTCTACAGGCCTCAATTCTCAAAGATATCACATGGTTGCCGCAGTGGGCGAGGGTATCACTCAGCCCTCAGGTTCATATCAGATGAAATCGGGGTTCCAGATTGGTGCTTTACTGTCCCATTGCACAAAGAGGTTGATAGCAATGTAAACACTAAGCTTATTTATCTGATACAGGAGAAGATCGAGGACACCCAGTTAGTTGCATTCATGCAAAAAATGTTTGATGCCAAGGTTATCAATTTGGTATTTGGTGGATACCCAAAGGGCCATGGGCTGCCCCAAGAAGGAGTACTTGCACCAATCCTGATGAACATATATCTTGACAGTTTTGACCATGAGGTGTTTAGGATTTGCTTGAAACATGAAGGCCTTGGTTCAGAGGCAAAACATGTTTCAGAGGACCATGGGTCGAATTTGCGTCGCTGGTTTCGGAGTCAACTTAAGGGGAAAGATGAAAATAGTGAAGATCAAACAGATTGTCAGACAAAGATAAAGCTATATGCTTGTAGGTATATGGATGAGATTTTTGTTGCAGTTTCTGGATCCAGAGATGCTGCAGAAGATATGAAATCTGAAATTGTTGCTTACTTAAGAAAATCACTTTACTTGGAAGTTGACGATAGGTTGCGTCTTATGCCAGTCAAAAGGAATATGCAGGGGTTACAGTTTTGTGGTGTTTTCGTCAGGGTGGAAACAAAGGAGAATGCTAAACTGAAAGCTGTGCATAAGCTTAAGGAGAAGATTAGTTTGTTTGCTTCTCAGAAGCAAGAGATTTGGGATGCTATGAATCTTAGAGTAGGAAAGAAGTGGTTGGCATATGGTTTGAGAAGAATAAAAGAGAGTGAGATCAAGCCACTTGGCCTTAGCACCCCTTTGCTTGATCACATTGCAAAATTTAGGAAAGAGGGGATGAAGACAGATCACTGGCTCAAAACATTACTGAAGGTATGGATGCAGGATGTCAATGCCAAAAATGAGCTAAATGAGGATGTTCTCCTATCTAAATATATTGCTGAACCAGCACTTGCGCAAGACCTTAGGGATGCATTCTACAACTTTCAGAAGCAAGCTGAAGATTACATCTCATCAGAAACTGCTGCTACGGAAGCATTGTTGTCCAATTTAAAGAGGGTGGAATCAATTAGTACCTGCACTGACGGTGGTATCATTAAAATTCATGCTCCTCTTAGCTATATTCAGAAGTGCCTTCATCTATATGGTCTAATTAATGTCGAAGGTTTCCCTAGGCATGTTTCGGCCCTTGCCTTGCAAGATGATGAGTTAATAGTAAGTTGGTTTGCAGGAATAATTCATCGTTGGATAAGATGGTTTTCTGAGGTTGACAATTTTAAAGAACTTCAGCTTATGTTTGTTGAATGTGTCAGAAaatcctgcatcaggacactaTCTGCAAAGTATCGGATGTATGAAAAGTTGACAGAAAAGCGGTTTGAACTTGATGATCATGGCATTCCAATGGTTGAAGATTTTGAGGCAACAATTAAACCTCTGGAATCTAGTTACTCTTTTGCCTCCACTGATGAAGCTTTGATGTATGGCATTTCTAGTAGTGGTTTATTTGTGTTAACACTATCAAGAGTTAGAGTCCCTACTCGACAATTCAACTGCTTTGTCATGGGCTGTCAATCTGCGTCACCAAGTATGTATGTGCTTCACGTGAAAGAGAAACAACGTTTTCCTGGATGGAGGACAGGTTTCTCGTCATCGATTCATGGGAGTTTGGATGGTAGACGAATTGGATTGTGCACCCAGCATGTTAAAGATCTATATTTGGGACACATCTCCCTTCAATCAGTTGATTTTGGGTCCCTGGTTAGATGA
- the LOC112888886 gene encoding uncharacterized protein LOC112888886: MTDIPKSRARQLVMQPLNCLSFLLGLAILSATLGPFVTIAHRELLTVTGSKRGAEIKLDLSVDKTSTDEDVRSNVLTGRKLVSGDAVTEQKDANNSGSKTSSGEIKNYPTNSHAPSNLKDSSSSRMQAGPSMKRMKPEGSTSVIVLNMPNPQHIRTLPSKHSAMNSNAGFKQKLRDSIVRSTLHRINEDSKEKMLEASDEVLKFLNRDYHASPHKRRPVHN; the protein is encoded by the exons ATGACAGACATACCTAAAAGCAGGGCTAGACAGTTAGTTATGCAGCCGTTAAACTGTTTAAGTTTCTTGCTCGGGCTGGCCATCCTCTCAGCCACCCTTGGGCCCTTTGTTACTATTGCACATAGAG AATTGCTGACGGTAACTGGCAGCAAGAGAGGAGCAGAAATCAAGCTG GACCTAAGTGTTGACAAAACAAGCACAGATGAGGATGTTAGAAGCAATGTATTGACAGGACGAAAGCTAGTTTCTGGAGATGCAGTCACGGAGCAGAAGGATGCAAATAATTCTGGAAGCAAAACAAGCTCAG GAGAAATTAAGAACTACCCAACTAATTCACATGCGCCTTCAAACCTAAAG GATAGTAGTAGCTCCAGGATGCAGGCAGGACCATCCATGAAAAGAATGAAACCAGAAGGAAGCACATCTGTGATAGTACTCAACATGCCAAATCCTCAACATATCAGAACATTGCCATCAAAGCATTCTGCCATGAATTCAAATGCAGGCTTCAAACAAAAGTTGAGGGATTCAATCGTTCGCAGCACATTACATAGAATAAATGAGGATTCAAAGGAGAAAATGCTAGAGGCCAGTGATGAGGTTCTGAAATTTCTTAACAGGGACTACCATGCCTCTCCCCATAAGAGGAGACCTGTTCATAACTAA